One part of the Corynebacterium aurimucosum ATCC 700975 genome encodes these proteins:
- a CDS encoding O-acetylhomoserine/O-acetylserine sulfhydrylase — MSTKYDNSEVNEWSFATRALHAGQNLDGSTNARNVPIYQTTSYVFNDAEHAANRFNLSDAGPIYTRLTNPTQDALEERLASLEGGVAAVAFASGQAAETAAILNLASAGDHIVTSPRLYGGTSTLFTVTLKRLGIDVTLVENPDDPASWQDAVQPNTKAFYGETFGNPVADVLDIPAIAEVAHKNQVPLIVDNTIATGALARPLELGADIVVVSTTKFYTGNGSAIGGAIIDGGSFDWTVERDGEPVFPYFVTPDKAYHGLKYADLGAPAFAIKARAGLLRDTGAAISPFNAWLTLNGIETLQLRVEKHNANAQAVAEYLESHAKVTTVNYAGLDSSPYKATKEKLGYAYTGSVLSFDIDGGREEAWAFIDALQLHSNLANIGDTRSLVVHPATTTHSQSDEAALKAAGITQATVRLSVGIEDVKDIIADLERGFAAIG; from the coding sequence ATGAGCACCAAATACGATAATTCCGAAGTCAACGAGTGGTCTTTTGCCACCCGCGCCCTCCACGCCGGCCAGAACCTGGACGGCTCCACCAACGCACGCAACGTGCCGATTTACCAAACCACCTCGTATGTCTTCAACGACGCCGAGCACGCCGCCAACCGCTTCAACCTCTCGGATGCCGGCCCGATTTACACCCGCCTGACCAACCCCACCCAGGATGCGCTCGAAGAGCGCCTCGCTTCCCTCGAGGGCGGCGTCGCCGCCGTAGCTTTCGCTTCCGGCCAGGCCGCCGAAACCGCGGCCATTTTGAACCTGGCCTCCGCCGGCGACCACATTGTTACCTCCCCGCGCCTCTACGGCGGCACCTCCACCCTCTTTACCGTGACCTTGAAGCGCCTGGGCATCGACGTCACCCTCGTCGAGAACCCCGATGACCCGGCATCTTGGCAGGACGCCGTCCAGCCGAACACGAAGGCTTTCTACGGCGAGACCTTCGGCAACCCAGTCGCCGATGTTCTCGACATCCCTGCCATCGCCGAGGTAGCCCACAAGAACCAGGTCCCGCTCATCGTGGACAACACCATCGCCACCGGCGCGCTCGCCCGCCCGCTGGAGCTGGGCGCGGACATCGTCGTCGTCTCCACCACCAAGTTCTATACCGGCAACGGCTCCGCCATCGGTGGTGCCATCATCGACGGCGGCTCCTTCGATTGGACCGTCGAGCGCGACGGCGAGCCCGTCTTCCCCTACTTCGTCACCCCGGACAAGGCCTACCACGGCCTCAAGTACGCCGACCTGGGCGCACCGGCCTTCGCAATCAAGGCGCGTGCGGGCCTGCTGCGCGATACCGGTGCCGCCATCTCCCCCTTCAACGCCTGGCTGACGCTGAATGGCATTGAGACGTTGCAGTTGCGCGTCGAGAAGCACAATGCCAACGCCCAGGCCGTGGCTGAGTACCTAGAGTCCCACGCCAAGGTCACCACCGTCAATTACGCTGGCCTGGACTCCTCCCCGTACAAGGCCACCAAGGAGAAGCTCGGTTACGCCTACACCGGCTCCGTGCTCTCCTTCGACATCGACGGCGGCCGCGAGGAGGCCTGGGCGTTTATCGACGCCCTGCAGCTGCACTCCAACCTGGCCAACATCGGCGATACCCGCTCGCTGGTGGTACACCCGGCTACCACCACACACTCCCAGTCCGACGAGGCCGCTCTCAAGGCCGCGGGCATTACGCAGGCCACGGTGCGCCTGTCGGTGGGCATCGAGGATGTCAAGGACATCATCGCTGATCTCGAGCGTGGGTTCGCGGCCATTGGTTAG
- a CDS encoding bifunctional methylenetetrahydrofolate dehydrogenase/methenyltetrahydrofolate cyclohydrolase encodes MSATKLDGNLYRDEIFEDLAQRVAALKEKGITPGLATVLVGDDPGSHSYVKMKHRDCEKLGINSIRKDLPADVSQEELERVIEELNNDDACTGYIVQLPLPKHLDENRVLELIDPAKDADGLHPINLGKLVLNEEAPLPCTPNGCIHLLRRFGVELDGAKVVIIGRGVTVGRPIGLMLTRRSENSTVTLCHTGTKDLAAETREADVIIAAAGKAHMLTADMVKEGAAVLDVGVSRVDGKLAGDVAEDVWEKAGYVSPNPGGVGPLTRAFLVSNIVERAEKLAAQ; translated from the coding sequence ATGAGCGCTACCAAACTAGATGGCAACTTGTACCGCGACGAGATTTTCGAGGACCTGGCCCAGCGCGTGGCCGCCCTCAAGGAGAAGGGGATTACCCCGGGCCTGGCCACGGTCCTGGTGGGCGATGATCCGGGTTCGCATTCCTACGTGAAGATGAAGCACCGCGATTGCGAGAAACTCGGAATTAACTCGATTCGCAAGGACCTGCCTGCCGACGTTTCCCAAGAGGAGCTGGAGCGCGTCATCGAGGAACTCAACAATGATGACGCCTGCACCGGCTACATCGTGCAGCTGCCGCTGCCGAAGCACTTGGATGAGAACCGCGTGCTGGAGCTTATCGACCCAGCCAAGGACGCCGATGGCCTGCACCCGATCAACCTGGGCAAGCTGGTGCTCAACGAGGAGGCCCCGCTGCCGTGCACGCCGAATGGCTGCATCCACCTGCTGCGCCGATTTGGGGTAGAGCTCGATGGCGCGAAGGTCGTGATCATTGGCCGCGGCGTGACTGTGGGTCGCCCGATTGGCCTGATGCTCACTCGCCGCAGCGAGAATTCCACGGTGACGCTGTGCCACACCGGCACCAAGGACCTTGCCGCGGAAACCCGTGAGGCCGATGTCATTATCGCGGCAGCTGGCAAGGCACACATGCTGACCGCCGATATGGTTAAGGAAGGCGCCGCGGTTCTCGACGTCGGCGTGTCCCGCGTCGACGGCAAACTCGCCGGCGACGTAGCCGAGGATGTCTGGGAGAAGGCCGGCTATGTCTCCCCGAACCCGGGCGGCGTGGGTCCGCTGACGCGCGCGTTCCTGGTCAGCAATATCGTCGAGCGCGCCGAAAAGCTTGCCGCTCAATAG
- a CDS encoding DUF3017 domain-containing protein yields the protein MPRRPAQGRASAQAKVAPPVSLANPHDAHLKPSALPSAIQWLAIGLFVVAVVVSGFYAVFEHWRRATLLLGGALMWLAVVRLTCDSSRVGVLAVRSRRFDACFTGILGAAMAFLAFSIDALGS from the coding sequence ATGCCCCGGCGCCCGGCTCAGGGCCGAGCCAGTGCGCAGGCTAAGGTTGCGCCGCCGGTGTCTTTGGCCAATCCCCACGACGCGCACCTGAAACCCTCGGCGCTGCCGTCGGCTATCCAGTGGCTGGCCATCGGGCTGTTCGTCGTGGCAGTCGTGGTGTCGGGTTTCTACGCCGTGTTTGAGCACTGGCGCCGCGCCACGTTGCTGCTGGGCGGGGCGCTGATGTGGCTGGCGGTGGTCCGCCTGACCTGCGACTCCTCCCGAGTCGGCGTGCTCGCGGTGCGCTCCCGACGCTTCGATGCCTGCTTTACCGGCATCTTGGGCGCGGCTATGGCGTTCCTGGCCTTTTCCATCGACGCGCTGGGCTCGTGA
- a CDS encoding pyruvate kinase: MPSLRPLLDSLTTRVEASSAAHAAQIARVDPVHRPGAVNLVRYMELRSQDAVELQEGLTALGATSLSHPEPAVLERLHAARNVLDAFDGQAPTYPVQPIATAYADADDILDANTEALLGPTQEDTHARIMVTLPTEAAEDYELVLGFARAGMELARINCAHDDQAAWAKMVEHVHRAAEEVGREILISCDIAGPKVRTGSIEPGPQVIRVRGERTAAGELLSPATLVLHDAPSSTRAHGVAGEASPSAARPAVALEVDGEWLARLYPGSEVRFTEARGRSRVFTVESVEVGVAVLHGERNCYLAEGTVLNHGGEITRVHGVPALEQKIRLHRGEELVLSTSAEPARIVEGEVTTIGCTLPEVVGALEVGHRVIFDDGAIAGRVREVRENGAAREAVVTVEHAGPTGTNLAAYKGINLPDTDVPLPSLTEEDIEALRFVATHCDIAAVSFIRTPADVAFLYDTLEEIAAEQESEEMAQRVRDLGIVLKIETVPAYEQLGSVLLEGMRHAKFGIMIARGDLAVELGFEQMVQVPGRIMKVAEAAHIPVIMATQVLETLAKTGLPSRAEITDAGYALRAECVMLNKGPHITEAIQILDRMSRKLGQSRLKNRQRLRQVSSWTNPLA, from the coding sequence TTGCCTAGCCTGCGCCCACTTCTTGATTCCCTCACTACCCGCGTCGAAGCTTCGTCTGCCGCGCACGCCGCGCAGATCGCGCGCGTGGATCCCGTCCACCGCCCCGGAGCGGTCAACTTGGTGCGCTATATGGAATTGCGCTCCCAGGACGCCGTCGAACTCCAGGAAGGCCTCACGGCCTTGGGCGCCACGAGTCTCAGCCACCCGGAGCCCGCGGTGCTGGAGCGCCTCCACGCCGCGCGCAACGTGCTCGACGCCTTCGATGGCCAGGCACCGACCTACCCCGTGCAGCCCATCGCCACGGCCTATGCGGACGCGGACGATATCCTCGACGCCAACACCGAAGCCCTCCTCGGCCCCACCCAGGAGGACACCCACGCGCGCATCATGGTGACCCTTCCCACCGAGGCCGCGGAGGATTATGAGTTGGTCCTCGGCTTCGCCCGCGCGGGCATGGAATTAGCCCGCATCAACTGCGCCCACGATGACCAGGCTGCCTGGGCGAAGATGGTGGAGCACGTCCACCGCGCCGCCGAGGAGGTGGGGCGCGAGATCCTGATTTCCTGCGATATCGCCGGCCCCAAGGTTCGCACCGGCAGCATCGAGCCGGGTCCGCAGGTCATCCGCGTGCGCGGCGAGCGCACCGCTGCGGGCGAGCTGCTGAGCCCAGCAACGCTCGTGCTTCACGACGCCCCCTCCTCTACCCGCGCCCACGGGGTGGCGGGGGAGGCGTCGCCAAGCGCGGCCCGCCCAGCGGTAGCGCTGGAGGTGGATGGTGAGTGGTTGGCGCGCCTGTACCCCGGCAGCGAGGTGCGCTTCACGGAGGCGCGCGGGCGCTCCCGTGTGTTCACGGTGGAGAGCGTAGAGGTAGGCGTGGCCGTGCTGCACGGTGAGCGCAACTGCTACCTCGCCGAGGGGACGGTGCTCAACCACGGCGGGGAGATCACTCGGGTGCATGGGGTGCCGGCTCTCGAGCAGAAGATTCGCCTGCACCGCGGCGAGGAGTTGGTGCTCAGCACGTCTGCGGAGCCGGCGCGGATTGTGGAGGGTGAGGTCACCACTATTGGGTGCACGCTGCCGGAGGTGGTCGGTGCGCTCGAAGTCGGCCACCGGGTGATTTTCGATGATGGTGCCATCGCCGGCCGCGTCCGCGAGGTGCGGGAGAATGGTGCGGCGCGCGAGGCCGTCGTCACCGTGGAGCATGCCGGACCGACCGGCACCAACCTGGCCGCCTATAAGGGAATCAACTTGCCGGATACCGACGTCCCGCTGCCCAGTCTCACCGAGGAAGACATCGAAGCGCTGCGTTTTGTGGCCACGCACTGCGATATCGCGGCGGTCTCCTTCATCCGCACGCCGGCTGATGTGGCCTTCCTCTATGACACGCTCGAGGAGATTGCCGCCGAGCAGGAATCAGAGGAGATGGCGCAGCGCGTGCGTGACCTCGGCATCGTGCTCAAGATTGAGACGGTTCCGGCTTATGAGCAGCTGGGAAGTGTGCTGCTGGAAGGCATGCGGCATGCCAAGTTCGGCATCATGATTGCGCGCGGTGACTTGGCTGTGGAATTGGGGTTTGAGCAGATGGTCCAGGTGCCGGGGCGCATCATGAAGGTCGCGGAGGCGGCCCACATCCCGGTCATCATGGCCACGCAGGTGCTGGAGACTCTGGCCAAGACGGGGCTTCCCTCCCGTGCGGAAATCACGGACGCCGGCTATGCGCTGCGCGCGGAGTGCGTCATGCTCAACAAGGGCCCGCACATCACGGAAGCCATCCAGATTCTGGACCGCATGTCCCGCAAGCTGGGCCAATCGCGACTGAAGAATCGCCAGAGGCTGCGCCAGGTGAGCAGCTGGACCAATCCACTCGCTTAA
- a CDS encoding FeoA family protein, with the protein MKLSECPRQTADAIPVGCTITLRAECISCTCDAALAVRLGELGIRPGATLTMGPRVAGGARVVSVGSCRYAIDKATLQAIEV; encoded by the coding sequence GTGAAGTTATCTGAGTGCCCGCGACAAACCGCCGACGCTATCCCCGTGGGATGCACCATCACCCTGAGAGCCGAGTGCATTTCCTGCACCTGCGATGCCGCACTGGCAGTGCGCCTCGGCGAGCTAGGAATCCGCCCCGGCGCCACGCTGACTATGGGCCCGCGCGTGGCCGGCGGCGCCCGCGTTGTCTCGGTGGGCAGCTGCCGCTACGCCATCGATAAGGCAACGCTGCAAGCCATCGAGGTCTAA
- the metX gene encoding homoserine O-acetyltransferase MetX has product MSRTSSLISSVGSRPLVSAVPELAPEGELAVVPIGDFTTEAGAVLADAHVAYQRWGAFAGDPDGVNNVLVVEHALTGDSNVADWWSDLVGPGKALDTTRWCVIATNALGGCNGSTGPKSLHPDGKPWGGRFPALSIRDLVEAEHDCLKELGISRVHAVLGGSMGGARTLEWSLLHPESVSAVCVIAVSARASGWQIGIQSAQISAIERDPFWHGGNYYLTDKTPRDGLAAARRIAHLTYRGEQEIDERFGATAQQGENPLGPHRQLNQRFAVNSYLDYQGAKLTERFDAGSYVVLTEALNRHDVGRGRGGLIKALAASQVPTMVVGVDTDILYPYHQQEHISRNVNQLLAMAKIVSPVGHDAFLTETRQMNRILRNFLLLSAPNGLDVGPAYVGDEYYI; this is encoded by the coding sequence ATGTCAAGGACATCATCGCTGATCTCGAGCGTGGGTTCGCGGCCATTGGTTAGCGCCGTCCCGGAACTCGCGCCCGAAGGCGAGCTCGCCGTCGTCCCCATCGGTGACTTCACCACGGAAGCAGGCGCCGTGCTTGCCGACGCCCACGTGGCCTACCAACGCTGGGGCGCTTTTGCCGGCGACCCAGACGGCGTCAACAACGTCCTCGTGGTTGAGCATGCGCTGACCGGTGATTCCAATGTGGCGGACTGGTGGTCCGACCTGGTGGGGCCTGGCAAGGCTCTGGACACCACGCGCTGGTGCGTTATCGCGACCAATGCGCTGGGCGGCTGCAATGGCTCGACGGGGCCGAAGTCGCTGCACCCGGATGGAAAGCCGTGGGGCGGGCGCTTCCCGGCGCTGTCGATTCGGGACTTGGTGGAGGCCGAGCACGACTGCTTGAAGGAACTGGGCATTTCGCGTGTGCACGCGGTACTCGGCGGCTCGATGGGCGGCGCGCGCACGCTGGAGTGGAGCTTGCTGCACCCGGAAAGCGTGTCCGCGGTGTGCGTAATTGCGGTGTCTGCTCGGGCTTCGGGCTGGCAGATTGGCATCCAATCCGCGCAGATTTCCGCCATCGAGCGCGACCCGTTTTGGCATGGCGGAAATTACTACCTCACGGACAAGACTCCGCGGGATGGTCTGGCAGCGGCGCGCCGCATCGCGCATTTGACGTATCGCGGCGAGCAGGAGATCGACGAGCGCTTCGGCGCTACCGCACAGCAAGGCGAGAATCCCTTGGGTCCGCACCGCCAGCTGAACCAGCGTTTCGCGGTGAACTCCTACCTGGATTACCAGGGGGCGAAACTCACCGAGCGCTTCGATGCGGGTTCCTACGTGGTGCTCACGGAGGCGTTGAACCGGCATGACGTCGGCCGCGGGCGCGGCGGGCTCATCAAAGCGTTGGCGGCATCCCAGGTGCCGACGATGGTGGTGGGCGTGGACACGGATATCCTCTACCCCTATCACCAGCAGGAGCACATCTCTCGCAACGTCAACCAGCTGCTGGCGATGGCCAAGATTGTCTCCCCCGTGGGCCACGATGCCTTCCTGACGGAGACCCGGCAGATGAATCGCATCCTGCGCAACTTCCTGCTGCTCTCCGCGCCGAATGGCTTAGATGTAGGCCCTGCGTACGTCGGCGACGAATACTACATCTAA
- a CDS encoding tRNA (cytidine(34)-2'-O)-methyltransferase produces the protein MSSLHIVFDNPVIPTNTGNAIRTAAVTGASLHLIEPLGFNFEDKHLKRAGLDYHDLADLKIHKDFDACMEALPDARVFAFTTHTEKWFTDVEYQEGDVLLFGTEPTGLPEEHAFHPRVTERVRIPMMPARRSMNLSNAASTAVYEAWRQLGFRGAV, from the coding sequence ATGAGCAGCTTGCACATCGTCTTCGACAACCCCGTGATCCCTACCAACACCGGCAACGCCATCCGCACCGCCGCCGTCACGGGCGCGAGCCTGCACCTCATTGAGCCGCTCGGCTTCAATTTCGAGGACAAGCACCTTAAGCGCGCGGGCCTGGATTACCACGACTTAGCAGACCTCAAGATCCACAAAGACTTCGACGCCTGCATGGAGGCCCTCCCCGACGCGCGTGTTTTCGCCTTTACCACCCACACAGAAAAGTGGTTCACCGACGTGGAATACCAGGAGGGTGATGTCCTGCTTTTCGGCACCGAGCCCACGGGCCTGCCGGAGGAGCACGCCTTCCACCCGCGGGTAACGGAGCGCGTGCGCATCCCCATGATGCCGGCGCGGCGCTCGATGAATCTATCCAACGCAGCGTCGACGGCCGTGTACGAGGCCTGGCGCCAGCTCGGCTTCCGTGGCGCGGTCTAA
- a CDS encoding MBL fold metallo-hydrolase, with product MKISLHGQSAVAVEAPQGRIVIDPGPLSDLSCLEGAEAVLLTHAHGDHLDVDAVRASGLPVWGTQEAINAIGSGTAVHAGETFTVLGLEIHAVGGLHEEIHPNIPRPENLGYFFGGVLHPGDQWCVPKGRTVNVLLLPIAGPWVRGADAADYAMRIGARVTVPIHDAVLSDAGKQITDGMLQRAGVTGYQRPQVGESIDIQQAP from the coding sequence ATGAAGATTTCGCTGCATGGGCAATCCGCCGTGGCCGTCGAGGCTCCCCAGGGGCGCATCGTTATCGATCCCGGCCCCCTTTCAGATCTCAGTTGCCTCGAAGGCGCTGAGGCGGTGCTGCTCACGCACGCGCACGGCGATCACCTCGACGTCGATGCCGTGCGCGCGAGCGGCCTGCCAGTGTGGGGAACGCAGGAAGCCATCAACGCCATCGGCTCCGGCACCGCCGTGCATGCCGGAGAGACGTTCACGGTTCTGGGCCTTGAGATTCACGCGGTGGGCGGGCTCCACGAGGAAATCCACCCCAACATTCCGCGCCCGGAGAACCTGGGTTATTTCTTCGGCGGCGTGCTGCACCCCGGCGACCAGTGGTGCGTCCCTAAGGGACGCACGGTAAATGTCCTCCTGCTTCCCATCGCCGGCCCGTGGGTGCGCGGGGCGGATGCCGCGGATTATGCCATGCGCATCGGCGCGCGCGTGACGGTGCCCATCCATGACGCCGTGCTTTCCGACGCCGGCAAGCAAATCACCGACGGCATGCTCCAGCGCGCCGGCGTGACCGGCTACCAGCGCCCGCAGGTCGGTGAAAGCATCGACATCCAACAGGCGCCTTGA